The proteins below come from a single Prolixibacter sp. NT017 genomic window:
- the secA gene encoding preprotein translocase subunit SecA, translating into MAFVTKFLTQVFGNKSERDIKGILPVLERVKSEFERVTGFTNDELRAETEKLKARIKEYIKAEEDEIASLKEQAESGSVPLEESEKLYDRVDKLEEVIDTKIEEVLNEVLPTAFAIVKDTARRFAENEQLEVTANDFDRDLAAAKDYVDMKGDKAVYANHWEAGGSDQKWNMIHYDVQLIGGIVLHEGKIAEMATGEGKTLVATLPVFLNALAGRGVHLVTVNDYLARRDSEWMGPIFEFHGMSVDCIDKHQPNSAERRAAYNAHITYGTNNEFGFDYLRDNMAINPSDLVQRKHHYAIVDEVDSVLIDDARTPLIISGPIPKGDDQLFEELKAPIERLVKLQRDLVAQILAEAKRKIKSEDSKERDEGALLLYRSFKGLPKNKAIIRYLSEEGIKAKMQKSENYYMQDNSKNMHVVTDPLYFVIDEKLNSIELTDKGIDVLSQDNEDPNFFILPDIGAEIAEIENDQSLEDQAKLEKKDELIQSYAVKSERVHTINQLLRAYTMFEKDVEYVVMDNKVKIVDEQTGRIMEGRRYSDGLHQAIEAKERVTVEAATQTFATITLQNYFRMYHKLAGMTGTAETEAGELWDIYKLEVVVIPTNKPIVRKDQEDLVYKTKKEKYNAIIEEITKLHKQERPVLVGTTSVEISELLSRMLKMRGIDHQVLNAKLHQREADIVAEAGKPGTVTIATNMAGRGTDIKLTPETKEAGGLAIIGTERHESRRVDRQLRGRSGRQGDPGSSQFFVSLEDDLMRLFSSDRIAGIMDRLGLEEGEVIQHSMISKSIERAQKKVEENNFGIRKRLLEYDDVMNSQREVIYKKRKHALFGERLEVDVLNMMYDSVEALVADFHPMGQDGYEEFRLETMRLLSIDTSVTKEEFISQNPEEITDRIYKAMIDNYSRKVQIISKQAWPVIKDVYEHKSHIYNNIVVPISDGQKVYQIVTNLEKSYKTEAQDLVKSYTKQVNLASIDDEWKEHLRELDDLRTSVQNASYEQKDPLLIYKLESFNLFKSMMDKLNRNVVSTLMKGHIPISDPNQVQEAQAVQHTDRSQYQEEKSEAGGLSSGGGQGGEQQPQKKMEPVRHGPKIGRNDPCPCGSGKKYKQCHGRGVV; encoded by the coding sequence ATGGCATTTGTAACAAAATTTCTAACACAAGTCTTTGGTAATAAATCCGAAAGGGATATCAAAGGGATTTTGCCGGTATTGGAACGCGTGAAAAGTGAATTTGAGCGCGTAACCGGATTTACCAACGACGAGCTTAGAGCTGAGACAGAAAAACTAAAAGCCAGGATTAAAGAGTATATCAAGGCTGAAGAAGACGAAATAGCTTCATTGAAGGAACAGGCTGAAAGTGGTTCTGTGCCTTTGGAAGAGAGTGAAAAACTCTACGATCGGGTCGACAAACTGGAAGAGGTGATCGATACGAAGATTGAAGAGGTATTGAATGAAGTATTGCCCACCGCTTTTGCCATCGTAAAAGATACCGCCCGTCGTTTTGCTGAAAACGAACAGCTGGAAGTGACGGCCAACGATTTCGACCGTGATTTGGCTGCCGCGAAAGATTATGTGGACATGAAAGGTGATAAAGCCGTTTATGCCAATCACTGGGAAGCGGGCGGTTCGGATCAGAAGTGGAATATGATTCACTACGATGTTCAGCTCATCGGTGGTATTGTGCTTCACGAAGGTAAAATCGCTGAGATGGCGACCGGTGAAGGTAAGACGCTGGTGGCAACGTTGCCGGTGTTCCTGAATGCGTTGGCCGGTAGAGGCGTTCACCTGGTAACAGTGAACGATTACCTGGCTCGTCGTGACTCGGAGTGGATGGGACCGATTTTCGAATTCCATGGCATGTCTGTTGATTGTATCGACAAGCATCAGCCCAACTCGGCCGAACGACGTGCTGCTTACAATGCGCATATCACGTACGGAACGAACAACGAGTTTGGTTTCGATTACCTGCGTGACAACATGGCCATCAACCCATCCGATTTGGTGCAGCGGAAACACCACTACGCCATCGTCGATGAGGTCGACTCGGTTTTGATTGACGATGCTCGTACGCCGTTGATCATTTCGGGTCCGATTCCGAAGGGTGATGACCAGTTATTCGAAGAGCTGAAAGCGCCGATTGAGCGTTTGGTAAAACTGCAGCGTGACCTGGTAGCGCAAATTCTGGCGGAAGCCAAGAGAAAGATAAAATCGGAAGATTCGAAAGAGCGTGATGAAGGTGCATTGTTATTGTATCGTTCATTCAAAGGTCTTCCTAAGAATAAAGCGATCATTCGTTACCTGAGTGAAGAGGGTATCAAAGCTAAGATGCAGAAGTCGGAGAACTACTACATGCAGGACAATAGCAAGAACATGCATGTTGTTACCGACCCGCTTTATTTCGTAATCGATGAGAAACTGAACTCAATTGAGTTGACCGATAAGGGTATCGATGTGCTGTCGCAAGACAACGAAGACCCCAACTTCTTTATTTTGCCAGATATTGGTGCAGAGATTGCTGAGATCGAAAACGACCAGTCGTTGGAAGACCAGGCCAAGCTGGAAAAGAAAGACGAGCTGATTCAGAGTTATGCGGTGAAATCGGAGCGTGTGCACACCATTAACCAGCTGTTGCGCGCCTACACCATGTTCGAAAAGGATGTGGAGTACGTGGTGATGGACAACAAGGTGAAAATCGTGGATGAGCAAACCGGTCGTATCATGGAAGGTCGCCGTTACTCCGACGGATTGCACCAGGCCATCGAGGCGAAAGAGCGGGTGACCGTGGAAGCGGCTACGCAGACGTTCGCGACGATTACGCTTCAGAATTACTTCCGGATGTACCACAAACTGGCCGGTATGACCGGTACTGCAGAGACGGAGGCAGGCGAATTGTGGGACATCTACAAACTGGAAGTAGTGGTCATCCCGACCAACAAACCCATTGTCCGTAAGGACCAGGAAGACTTGGTATACAAAACCAAGAAAGAGAAATACAACGCCATTATTGAAGAGATTACCAAACTGCATAAGCAGGAACGGCCGGTGCTGGTAGGTACCACTTCCGTGGAAATATCGGAATTGCTGAGCCGCATGCTGAAAATGCGGGGTATCGATCACCAGGTGCTGAACGCGAAGTTGCACCAGCGTGAGGCCGACATTGTGGCGGAAGCCGGTAAGCCAGGAACGGTAACCATTGCAACCAACATGGCCGGTCGTGGTACCGACATCAAATTGACACCGGAAACAAAAGAAGCCGGTGGTTTGGCTATCATCGGTACCGAGCGTCACGAATCACGTCGTGTCGACCGTCAGTTGCGCGGACGTTCCGGTCGTCAGGGTGACCCGGGTTCATCACAGTTCTTTGTGTCGCTGGAAGATGATCTGATGCGTCTCTTCTCTTCCGACCGGATTGCCGGTATTATGGACCGTTTGGGACTGGAAGAAGGCGAAGTGATTCAGCACTCCATGATTTCCAAATCCATTGAGCGGGCACAGAAGAAAGTCGAGGAGAACAACTTCGGTATTCGTAAGCGTTTGCTGGAATATGATGATGTGATGAACTCGCAGCGTGAGGTGATTTACAAGAAACGTAAACACGCACTCTTCGGCGAACGCCTGGAAGTGGATGTGCTGAATATGATGTATGACTCGGTGGAAGCACTGGTAGCCGATTTCCATCCGATGGGACAGGATGGCTACGAAGAATTCCGTCTCGAGACCATGCGTCTGCTCTCCATCGACACTTCGGTGACGAAGGAGGAATTCATCAGCCAGAATCCGGAAGAAATTACCGATCGGATTTACAAAGCAATGATCGACAATTATTCCCGTAAGGTGCAGATCATTTCGAAACAGGCATGGCCGGTCATTAAAGATGTATACGAACACAAATCGCACATATACAATAACATTGTTGTTCCTATCAGCGATGGGCAGAAGGTTTACCAGATTGTTACCAACCTCGAGAAATCGTATAAAACAGAGGCACAGGACCTGGTGAAATCGTATACCAAGCAGGTAAACCTTGCTTCGATTGACGATGAGTGGAAGGAACACCTGCGCGAACTGGACGACCTGCGTACATCAGTGCAGAACGCCAGTTACGAGCAGAAAGACCCGTTATTGATATACAAGCTTGAATCGTTCAACCTTTTCAAGTCAATGATGGACAAGCTGAACCGAAATGTTGTTTCTACCCTGATGAAAGGACATATTCCGATTAGCGACCCGAACCAGGTGCAGGAAGCGCAGGCGGTACAACACACCGATCGGTCACAGTACCAGGAAGAGAAGAGCGAAGCCGGCGGCCTGAGTTCCGGCGGAGGACAAGGTGGAGAGCAGCAACCACAGAAGAAAATGGAACCGGTTCGCCACGGGCCGAAAATCGGACGAAATGACCCGTGTCCGTGTGGAAGTGGAAAGAAATATAAACAATGTCACGGGCGTGGTGTTGTGTAA
- a CDS encoding ferritin, which produces MLKEAVNKAINEQINAEFHSAYLYLSMSAYFEAVGLSGFANWMKVQYKEELAHAQKFFDYVNDRGARVILDPIAEVPAEFDNVIDVYEKTLAHEQSVTERINKLMDIAIAESDHATKSFLQWFLDEQVEEENTVDQILNNLKMINGEGQGLLMMDREMGNRSFTDPTAGA; this is translated from the coding sequence ATGTTGAAAGAAGCAGTTAATAAAGCAATAAACGAGCAAATTAACGCTGAATTTCATTCGGCTTACCTCTATTTGTCCATGTCGGCTTATTTCGAAGCTGTCGGTTTGTCAGGTTTTGCCAATTGGATGAAGGTTCAATACAAGGAGGAGTTGGCGCACGCACAGAAATTTTTCGATTACGTGAACGACCGGGGGGCACGGGTGATTTTAGACCCGATTGCTGAAGTTCCGGCTGAGTTCGATAATGTAATCGATGTGTATGAAAAGACGCTGGCTCACGAGCAAAGCGTTACGGAACGCATTAATAAACTGATGGATATAGCTATCGCTGAATCCGATCATGCAACCAAAAGCTTCCTTCAATGGTTCCTCGACGAACAGGTTGAAGAGGAGAATACGGTTGATCAGATTTTGAATAATTTGAAGATGATCAATGGCGAAGGACAAGGCTTGCTGATGATGGATCGGGAGATGGGCAACCGTTCATTTACAGATCCGACAGCCGGGGCATAG
- the lgt gene encoding prolipoprotein diacylglyceryl transferase — protein MNEFLFIHWNVNPEIFHLGPLSVRWYGLLFATGFLLGYYIMEKMFKFENANEKWLDSLFMYVIIATVVGARLGHVFFYGWDYYSQHPWEILKVWHGGLASHGGAIGILIAIWLYSRFVTKRSMLWTLDRLVVPVALVAVLIRTGNLMNSEIYGVQTSLPWGFIFERNGETVAKHPTQIYEALCYLGTFILLWRMYFKTDDKRNRPGFLLGVFFICVFTARFFIEFIKQDQEPFEAHMLLNMGQLLSIPFVLAGIILVVRALKRPPKIYKN, from the coding sequence ATGAATGAGTTCCTGTTCATCCATTGGAATGTAAATCCGGAGATTTTCCATCTCGGCCCGTTGTCAGTTCGTTGGTACGGACTTTTGTTTGCCACCGGGTTTTTGTTGGGATATTACATCATGGAGAAGATGTTCAAGTTTGAAAATGCCAACGAAAAGTGGCTCGACAGTCTGTTTATGTACGTGATTATCGCCACGGTTGTCGGCGCGCGTTTGGGACATGTTTTCTTTTATGGATGGGACTATTATTCACAGCATCCGTGGGAAATTCTGAAGGTTTGGCACGGCGGTCTGGCCAGTCACGGCGGGGCCATCGGTATCCTGATTGCCATCTGGCTCTATTCACGGTTTGTTACCAAACGTTCGATGCTCTGGACATTGGATCGCCTCGTGGTGCCGGTAGCGCTGGTGGCCGTTTTAATTCGTACCGGTAACCTGATGAACTCAGAGATTTACGGAGTACAGACTTCACTGCCCTGGGGATTCATCTTTGAGCGGAACGGCGAAACCGTTGCCAAACATCCGACACAGATTTATGAGGCACTCTGTTACCTGGGAACTTTTATCTTGCTGTGGCGAATGTATTTTAAAACGGATGACAAGCGGAATCGTCCCGGCTTCTTGTTGGGCGTATTCTTTATTTGTGTGTTCACCGCCCGTTTCTTCATCGAATTCATCAAACAGGACCAGGAGCCGTTCGAAGCACATATGTTGCTGAATATGGGACAGCTGCTCAGTATCCCGTTTGTCTTGGCCGGAATAATATTGGTGGTTCGCGCACTAAAGCGACCGCCGAAGATATACAAGAATTAA
- a CDS encoding SulP family inorganic anion transporter → MEKYLNLFGLTQKVNYKNEVLSGLTVALALIPEALAFAIIAGLSPLTGLYSAFIMGIVTSILGGRPGMISGATGAVAVVIVALAKTHGPEYVLATVILAGIIQILAGVLKLGKLMRLVPHPVIFGFVNGLAIIIFMSQLHQFKDSTGHWLTGMPLYTMLGLVFVTMLVIWLLPKLTKAIPAPLTAILVVFGIVAALGIDTRTVGDIASIQGGFPPFHLPEVPLNLETLSIIFPYAAIVAGVGLIESLLTLNIIDEITETRGSGNKEAIAQGTANFLTGLFSGMGGCAMIGQSLINISSGARARLSGIVAAVMLLVFIMFGAGLIEKLPMAALTGLMIMVAIGTFEWASLKTFNKMPKSDILVMVMVTLVTVVFHNLAVAVLIGVIIAALVFAWDNAKRIRARKYTDDNGVKHYEIYGPLFFGSVTAFNEKFDVLNDPDEVIIDFAESRVVDMSAIEALNKMTERYLKVGKKIHLKHLSPDCKILLKNAEQIIDVNVLEDPHYKVAVNKL, encoded by the coding sequence ATGGAGAAGTATCTTAATCTGTTTGGATTAACGCAAAAAGTAAATTATAAAAACGAAGTCCTGTCCGGACTGACGGTGGCATTGGCTTTAATACCGGAAGCACTGGCATTTGCCATTATCGCGGGATTGTCTCCGCTCACCGGGCTCTATTCGGCCTTTATTATGGGCATCGTTACATCGATTCTGGGCGGACGGCCCGGGATGATTTCCGGTGCCACCGGAGCTGTTGCTGTTGTGATTGTGGCGCTGGCCAAAACACATGGCCCGGAGTATGTGTTGGCGACGGTTATCCTTGCCGGGATTATACAGATATTGGCCGGTGTATTGAAGCTGGGAAAACTGATGCGTCTCGTTCCACATCCAGTGATTTTCGGCTTCGTCAACGGACTGGCGATTATCATCTTCATGTCGCAATTGCACCAGTTTAAAGACAGCACGGGGCACTGGCTTACCGGAATGCCGCTTTACACCATGTTGGGGCTGGTTTTCGTCACCATGCTGGTCATTTGGCTTTTGCCGAAACTCACCAAAGCCATTCCGGCGCCATTGACGGCTATTCTGGTCGTTTTCGGAATTGTAGCCGCGTTGGGCATTGATACTCGTACCGTGGGCGATATCGCTTCCATTCAGGGAGGTTTTCCTCCGTTCCATCTGCCGGAGGTTCCGCTTAACCTCGAAACGCTTTCCATCATTTTCCCTTATGCAGCCATTGTGGCCGGTGTAGGCCTGATTGAAAGTTTGCTGACGCTAAATATTATCGACGAGATTACTGAGACACGTGGTTCCGGTAACAAGGAAGCCATTGCGCAGGGAACGGCCAATTTCCTGACCGGTCTCTTCTCCGGAATGGGCGGATGTGCCATGATCGGCCAGAGTTTGATTAACATCTCTTCCGGAGCCCGTGCTCGTTTGTCGGGTATTGTGGCAGCGGTGATGTTGCTCGTGTTTATCATGTTTGGTGCAGGTTTGATTGAAAAGCTACCCATGGCAGCGCTTACGGGACTGATGATTATGGTCGCTATCGGTACGTTCGAATGGGCTAGTTTGAAAACCTTCAACAAAATGCCGAAGTCTGATATCTTAGTGATGGTGATGGTGACGCTGGTGACGGTTGTCTTCCATAACCTGGCCGTAGCGGTTCTGATTGGTGTCATCATCGCGGCACTGGTGTTTGCGTGGGACAATGCCAAGCGCATCCGGGCACGGAAATACACCGATGACAATGGCGTAAAGCATTACGAGATTTACGGTCCGCTGTTCTTCGGTTCAGTCACTGCTTTCAACGAAAAGTTTGATGTACTGAACGACCCTGATGAGGTGATTATCGACTTTGCCGAAAGCCGGGTGGTCGACATGTCGGCTATTGAGGCGCTGAACAAGATGACGGAACGCTACCTGAAAGTAGGGAAGAAGATCCACCTGAAACACCTGAGCCCCGATTGCAAAATCCTGTTGAAAAACGCCGAGCAAATCATCGACGTCAACGTACTGGAAGATCCGCATTACAAAGTGGCGGTGAATAAATTATAA
- a CDS encoding DNA polymerase III subunit gamma/tau — protein sequence MENYIVSARKYRPFTFSSVIGQPSITATLKNAIRNSHLAHAYLFCGPRGVGKTTSARIFAKTINCQNITAETEPCNTCESCMAFNENRSYNIHELDAASNNSVDDIRTLVDQVRIPPQIGKYSVYIIDEVHMLSQAAFNAFLKTLEEPPTHAIFVLATTEKHKILPTILSRCQIFDFNRIGITDIEKHLASVAEKEQITFEPEALNIIAQKADGAMRDALSIFDQVVSFSGSNITYQDTIANLNVLDYDYYFRLIDGFQKGDVSGVLMIFNEILDKGFNGHHFVAGLCQHFRDLLVCKDQVTVELLEVGGDIKEKYSQQAKACDLPFLVEGLRLASECDMQYKSSSNKRFLVELALIRIAQLEEALKKKELTNA from the coding sequence ATGGAGAATTATATTGTTTCAGCAAGAAAATACAGACCTTTTACGTTCAGCTCAGTAATTGGGCAACCCTCTATTACAGCCACGCTAAAGAATGCGATCCGGAACAGTCATCTGGCGCACGCCTACCTGTTTTGCGGCCCCCGTGGAGTAGGGAAGACGACCTCGGCCCGTATTTTCGCCAAAACCATCAATTGCCAGAATATTACCGCTGAAACAGAGCCATGCAATACCTGTGAGTCATGTATGGCGTTCAATGAAAATCGCTCCTACAACATTCACGAACTGGATGCGGCTTCCAACAACTCGGTGGACGACATTCGTACCTTGGTTGACCAAGTTCGGATTCCCCCGCAGATTGGAAAATACAGTGTGTACATCATCGATGAGGTGCACATGTTGTCGCAGGCCGCCTTCAATGCATTCCTGAAAACCCTGGAAGAGCCGCCGACGCACGCCATTTTCGTGCTGGCAACTACCGAGAAACATAAAATACTGCCAACCATTCTTTCCCGTTGTCAAATCTTCGATTTCAACCGGATTGGCATTACGGATATCGAAAAGCATTTGGCTTCAGTAGCCGAAAAAGAGCAAATCACTTTTGAGCCGGAAGCATTGAACATCATTGCTCAAAAAGCAGACGGCGCGATGCGCGACGCTCTTTCCATTTTCGACCAGGTGGTGAGTTTTTCAGGAAGTAATATTACTTACCAGGATACCATTGCCAACCTGAACGTGTTGGATTACGACTACTACTTCCGGTTGATTGACGGATTTCAGAAAGGAGACGTGTCGGGTGTGTTAATGATTTTCAACGAAATCCTGGATAAGGGATTTAACGGACACCATTTTGTGGCCGGATTGTGTCAGCATTTCCGCGATTTGCTGGTTTGCAAAGATCAGGTGACGGTGGAACTGCTCGAAGTCGGTGGCGATATCAAAGAGAAATACAGCCAGCAGGCGAAAGCATGTGATTTACCATTTCTGGTGGAAGGCTTGAGGCTGGCCAGCGAGTGTGACATGCAATACAAGTCTTCCTCCAACAAGCGCTTCCTGGTGGAACTCGCACTCATCCGTATTGCACAGCTTGAAGAGGCATTAAAAAAAAAAGAGCTGACGAACGCGTAG
- a CDS encoding NADP-dependent isocitrate dehydrogenase — translation MDKINVSNPVVELDGDEMTRIIWQMIKDQLILPYLNLDIKYFDLGIEHRDATNDQVTVDAANAIKQYKVGIKCATITPDEKRVEEFGLKRMYKSPNGTIRNIIGGTIFREPIFVKNVPRLVPQWTGPIVIGRHAFGDQYRATDMVVDRPGKLTMTFTPEDGSEPVTHEVYDFEGAGVAMSMYNTEESIRGFAHSCFKMALQKKWPLYLSTKNTILKKYDGFFKDIFQDIYEKDYQKQFEEAGITYEHRLIDDMVASALKWNGNFIWACKNYDGDVQSDTVAQGFGSLGLMTSVLMTPDGDILEAEAAHGTVTRHYREHQKGNPTSTNPIASIYAWTRGLAFRGRLDNNEELIKFSHTLEEVCVDTVESGKMTKDLALAIHGKDLKPEHYLTTEQFLNALAEGLKARLS, via the coding sequence ATGGACAAAATTAATGTTTCCAATCCCGTAGTAGAACTTGACGGCGATGAAATGACCAGGATTATCTGGCAGATGATTAAGGATCAGCTTATTCTGCCGTATTTGAACCTTGATATCAAGTATTTTGACCTGGGCATTGAGCACCGCGATGCTACCAACGACCAGGTGACTGTTGATGCAGCTAACGCCATCAAGCAGTACAAAGTAGGGATTAAATGTGCAACCATTACCCCGGACGAAAAGCGGGTGGAAGAGTTTGGCCTTAAGCGGATGTACAAATCACCGAATGGTACCATTCGTAACATCATTGGTGGAACGATTTTCCGCGAACCCATTTTCGTGAAAAATGTACCGCGTCTGGTCCCGCAATGGACCGGCCCGATTGTTATCGGACGTCACGCATTTGGTGATCAGTATCGTGCAACGGATATGGTTGTTGATCGTCCTGGTAAGCTGACCATGACTTTCACTCCGGAAGATGGTTCAGAACCCGTAACTCACGAAGTTTATGACTTCGAAGGAGCTGGTGTGGCAATGTCGATGTACAACACCGAAGAATCTATCCGCGGGTTTGCACACAGCTGTTTTAAAATGGCCCTGCAGAAAAAATGGCCGCTTTACCTGTCAACCAAGAATACCATCCTCAAGAAATACGACGGTTTCTTTAAAGATATCTTCCAGGATATTTATGAGAAAGATTACCAGAAACAGTTCGAAGAAGCTGGCATCACCTACGAGCACCGTCTGATTGATGACATGGTGGCATCGGCACTGAAATGGAACGGTAACTTCATCTGGGCATGTAAAAACTACGATGGCGACGTACAGTCGGACACCGTAGCGCAGGGATTTGGTTCACTCGGTCTGATGACTTCTGTACTAATGACTCCCGATGGTGATATTCTGGAAGCAGAAGCTGCTCACGGAACGGTTACCCGTCACTATCGTGAACACCAGAAAGGCAACCCGACTTCAACCAACCCGATTGCCTCGATTTATGCCTGGACACGTGGTCTGGCATTTCGCGGACGTCTGGATAACAACGAAGAGTTGATCAAATTCAGTCATACACTGGAAGAAGTTTGTGTTGATACGGTTGAATCAGGTAAAATGACAAAAGACCTGGCTCTGGCTATTCACGGAAAAGATCTGAAACCGGAACACTATCTGACAACCGAGCAGTTCCTGAATGCACTTGCTGAAGGCTTGAAGGCTCGGTTGAGTTAA